A stretch of Colletotrichum lupini chromosome 2, complete sequence DNA encodes these proteins:
- a CDS encoding alcohol dehydrogenase GroES-like domain-containing protein — protein sequence MSLPKTCKAWQVKEAGAPLQLRTADFKAPGKGEVLVKVLACGICHSDVGMQKGELGPVHPRVPGGERVGGAWHGGESVLSGNLWIINKPEMRGVFGEGDRHDRTCATCQLGQSQSCQNGPINGVTRDGGYAEYVTLRAQAVVRVPADLDPAETAPLLCAGVTVFNGIRKMEIPQGSLVAVQGLGGLGHLAAQYATKMGYRVAAISSGAAKAGFASELGAGCFIDSSVEDPVARLKALGGAECKGYQPPCGRAAGARQVVGAHGG from the exons ATGTCCCTCCCAAAGACGTGTAAGGCGTGGCAGGTCAAGGAGGCAGGCGCCCCTCTGCAACTCCGGACGGCAGACTTCAAGGCGCCAGGGAAAGGCGAGGTCCTCGTCAAGGTGCTCGCCTGCGGCATCTGCCACTCGGACGTTGGCATGCAAAAAGGCGAATTAGGCCCCGTTCATCCCCGCGTCCCGGGCGGCGAGCGCGTTGGAGGAGCTTGGCATGGAGGCGAGTCTGTACTCTCTGGAAACCTCTGGATTATAAACAAGCCGGAGATGAGAGGGGTCTTTGGGGAGGGAGATC GCCACGACAGAACCTGCGCAACATGCCAGCTAGGCCAATCCCAATCCTGCCAAAACGGCCCAATCAACGGCGTCACCCGCGACGGAGGCTACGCAGAATACGTCACCCTCCGCGCCCAAGCCGTCGTCCGCGTCCCAGCAGACCTCGACCCCGCCGAGACGGCGCCCCTCCTCTGCGCCGGCGTCACCGTCTTCAACGGCATCCGCAAGATGGAGATTCCCCAAGGAAGCCTCGTCGCCGTCCAAGGCCTCGGCGGCCTAGGCCACCTCGCCGCGCAGTACGCCACCAAGATGGGCTACCGCGTCGCGGCCATCAGCTCCGGCGCCGCGAAAGCGGGTTTCGCGTCTGAGCTGGGCGCCGGGTGCTTCATCGACAGCAGCGTCGAGGACCCCGTGGCGAGGCTCAAGGCCCTGGGCGGCGCCGAGTGCAAAGGCTATCAGCCCCCTTGCGGGCGCGCCGCGGGTGCGCGGCAAGTTGTTGGTGCTCACGGCGGTTGA